From Aptenodytes patagonicus chromosome 1, bAptPat1.pri.cur, whole genome shotgun sequence, one genomic window encodes:
- the TFEC gene encoding transcription factor EC isoform X2: protein MKEKEQSVAIEEIIDSSKIKLLSSSILDIYNSDQGMAPANMGLTNASCPANLPVKRELTEADTRAMAKERQKKDNHNLIERRRRYNINYRIKELGTLIPKSNDPDMRWNKGTILKASVEYIKWLQKEQQRARELEHRQKKLEHANRRLLLRIQELEIQARAHGLPVMSSLGAVDLAAQVIKQQSYPEDNSVDYSQQMPLAHGPNSDVCDGSTAFSDPLSHFTDLSFSAALKEEQRLEEILLDDTVSPFGTDPLLSSTSPAASKESSRRSSFSTDDGDDL from the exons CTATCTAGCAGCATTTTGGATATATATAACAGTGACCAGGGAATGGCACCAGCTAATATGGGTCTCACAAATGCTTCTTGCCCAGCTAACCTACCGGTAAAAAGGGAACTCACAG AAGCAGATACACGAGCAATGGCAAAGGAGAGACAAAAAAAGGATAACCACAATCTCA ttgAGAGAAGAAGAAGGTATAATATTAATTACCGAATCAAGGAGCTTGGCACACTCATCCCCAAGTCTAATGATCC TGATATGCGCTGGAACAAAGgaactattttaaaagcatcagTGGAGTACATCAAGTGGCTACAAAAAGAACAACAGAGAGCCAGAGAATTAGAACACAGGCAGAAGAAATTAGAGCATGCTAACAGAAGACTTCTACTCCGAATTCAG GAACTAGAGATCCAGGCACGTGCACACGGCCTTCCAGTCATGTCTTCACTCGGTGCTGTCGATTTAGCTGCACAGGTCATCAAGCAACAGTCTTACCCAGAGGACAACTCTGTAGACTACTCTCAACAAATGCCTCTGGCACATGGACCAAATTCTGATGTTTGTGATGGATCTACAGCTTTTTCTGATCCACTTTCACACTTCACGGATTTGTCCTTCAGTGCAGCTTTAAAAGAAGAGCAACGGCTAGAGGAAATTTTATTGGATGACACAGTGTCGCCATTTGGAACAGACCCACTCTTgtcctccacgtccccagccgcATCGAAagagagcagcaggagaagcagctttAGCACAGATGATGGAGATGATTTATAA